One bacterium genomic region harbors:
- a CDS encoding DUF4321 domain-containing protein, with amino-acid sequence MRTRLSMAWILVAIVLGAVIGSALGEVIGFALPDGVVQQFFTKTAHIGFDPFQLNLGIISLTLGFYFRLNVIGVIGILLAAYIFRWYA; translated from the coding sequence ATGAGAACTAGACTTTCCATGGCCTGGATACTTGTGGCCATTGTGCTGGGCGCTGTCATCGGTTCAGCTTTGGGGGAAGTCATCGGCTTCGCCCTGCCGGACGGCGTGGTCCAACAATTTTTCACCAAAACCGCTCACATCGGATTTGATCCATTCCAGCTCAATCTCGGCATCATCAGCCTGACCTTGGGATTCTATTTCCGGCTGAACGTCATCGGCGTCATCGGCATTCTGCTCGCCGCCTACATCTTCCGCTGGTACGCCTGA